In the Erythrolamprus reginae isolate rEryReg1 chromosome 13, rEryReg1.hap1, whole genome shotgun sequence genome, one interval contains:
- the BOLA1 gene encoding bolA-like protein 1, whose protein sequence is MLRSSLPALGRALRRPAPPDGRAALSGGAASAAEKPVESGIRAKLQAALDPLHLEVINDSHLHDVPRGAETHFRVVVASRRFEGLALIHRHRLVNEVLQEELAGPVHSLSIQAKTPQQWQKGAPPARSPPCLGGVKRDPQLAEKLGPTAGTGAGGPEAQGGP, encoded by the coding sequence ATGCTACGCTCCAGCCTGCCGGCGCTCGGCCGCGCCCTCCGCCGCCCGGCTCCCCCCGACGGACGTGCGGCGCTGAGCGGCGGTGCGGCGTCGGCGGCGGAGAAGCCAGTGGAGTCGGGCATCCGGGCGAAGCTGCAGGCGGCGCTGGATCCGCTCCACCTGGAGGTCATCAACGACAGCCACCTGCACGACGTGCCCCGCGGCGCCGAGACCCACTTCCGCGTGGTGGTGGCCAGCCGGCGCTTCGAGGGCCTGGCGCTCATCCACCGGCACCGGCTGGTCAACGAGGTCCTGCAGGAGGAGCTGGCCGGCCCCGTCCACTCGCTCTCCATCCAGGCCAAGACCCCGCAGCAGTGGCAGAAGGGCGCCCCGCCCGCCCGCAGCCCCCCGTGCCTCGGGGGGGTCAAGCGCGACCCGCAGCTGGCCGAGAAGTTGGGCCCGACGGCGGGGACGGGGGCAGGCGGGCCGGAAGCTCAAGGGGGGCCCTGA
- the SV2A gene encoding LOW QUALITY PROTEIN: synaptic vesicle glycoprotein 2A (The sequence of the model RefSeq protein was modified relative to this genomic sequence to represent the inferred CDS: deleted 1 base in 1 codon), with translation MDEGSRDRTAFIRGAKDIAKEVKRHATQKVGKGVDRLQDEYSKRSYSRFEEEDDEDYQPQDGYYRGEPSVDDEGASSDATEGHDEDDEIYEGEYQGIPRNDSLKGGERLVGAPEAASAFRDFDDLEGERRKEKEELSQQYELILQECGHGRFQWTLYFVLGLALMADGVEIFVVGFVLPSAEKDMCLSDSNKGMLGLIVYLGMMVGAFLWGGLADRLGRRQCLLMSLSVNSVFAFFSSFVQGYGTFLFCRLLSGVGIGGSIPIVFSYYSEFLAQEKRGEHLSWLCMFWMIGGIYASAMAWAIIPHYGWSFQMGSAYQFHSWRVFVLVCAFPSVFAIGALTTMPESPRFFLENGKHDEAWMVLKQVHDTNMRAKGHPERVFSVTHIKTIKQEDELVEIQSDTGTWYRRWMVRCLNLSQQVWANFHHCFAPEYRRVTLMMMAVWFTMSFSYYGLTVWFPDMIKHLQNVEYASHTKVFNNETFRHITFNFTLENQVHRRGEYFNDKFIGLKMKSISFVDCLFEECYFEDVTSSNTFFKNCTFLATVFYNTDLFEYKFIDSRLVNSTFLHNKEGCQLDFSDDNNAYMIYFVSFLGTLAVLPGNIVSALLMDKIGRLRMLAGSSVMSCVSCFFLSFGNSESAMIALLCLFGGVSIASWNALDVLTVELYPSDRRTTAFGFLNALCKLAAVLGISIFTSFVGITKAVPILLASAALAVGSSLALKLPETRGQVLQ, from the exons ATGGACGAAGGCTCCAGAGACCGGACCGCCTTCATCCGCGGCGCCAAAGACATCGCCAAGGAAGTGAAGAGGCACGCCACCCAGAAGGTGGGCAAGGGGGTCGACCGCCTGCAGGACGAGTACAGCAAGCGCTCCTACTCGCGCTTTGAGGAAGAGGATGACGAAGACTACCAGCCCCAGGACGGCTACTACCGCGGGGAGCCCTCGGTGGACGATGAGGGGGCCTCCAGTGACGCTACGGAGGGCCACGACGAAGACGACGAGATCTACGAGGGGGAGTACCAGGGGATCCCCCGGAACGATTCCCTG AAGGGGGGGGAGCGGCTGGTGGGGGCCCCGGAGGCGGCCAGCGCCTTCCGAGACTTCGATGACCTGGAGGGGGAGAGgcggaaggagaaggaagagctgTCCCAGCAGTACGAGCTCATCCTGCAAGAGTGCGGTCACGGGCGGTTCCAGTGGACACTCTACTTCGTGCTGGGGCTGGCCCTCATGGCGGACGGGGTGGAGATTTTCGTGGTGGGCTTTGTCCTGCCCAGTGCCGAGAAAGACATGTGCCTGTCAGACTCCAACAAAGGCATGCTGG GCCTGATTGTCTACCTGGGCATGATGGTGGGGGCCTTCCTGTGGGGCGGCCTGGCAGACCGTCTGGGGCGCCGGCAGTGCCTGCTGATGTCGCTCTCGGTCAACAGCGTCTtcgccttcttctcctccttcgtCCAGGGATACGGAACTTTCCTCTTCTGCCGGCTGCTCTCCGGCGTGGG CATCGGGGGCTCCATCCCCATCGTCTTCTCCTACTACTCGGAGTTCCTGGCCCAGGAGAAGCGGGGAGAGCACCTCAGCTGGCTCTGCATGTTCTGGATGATTGGCGGCATCTACGCCTCCGCCATGGCCTGGGCCATCATCCCCCATTACG GGTGGAGCTTCCAAATGGGATCCGCCTACCAGTTCCACAGCTGGCGGGTCTTCGTCTTGGTCTGCGCCTTCCCCTCTGTCTTTGCCATCGGGGCCCTCACCACCATGCCGGAAAGCCCCCGCTTCTTCCTGGAG AACGGGAAGCACGACGAGGCCTGGATGGTCCTGAAGCAGGTCCACGACACCAACATGAGGGCCAAGGGCCACCCGGAACGGGTCTTCTCG GTCACCCACATCAAGACCATCAAGCAGGAGGACGAATTGGTCGAGATCCAGTCGGACACAGGCACCTGGTACCGGCGCTGGATGGTCCGTTGCCTGAATCTTTCTCAACAG GTCTGGGCAAATTTCCACCATTGCTTTGCCCCCGAGTACCGTCGGGTCACCTTGATGATGATGGCCGTCTGGTTCACCATGTCCTTCAG CTACTACGGCCTGACCGTCTGGTTCCCAGACATGATCAAACACCTCCAGAATGTGGAATACGCCTCCCACACGAAGGTCTTCAACAACGAGACCTTCCGGCACATCACCTTCAACTTCACCCTGGAGAACCAGGTCCACCGCCGGGGCGAGTACTTCAACGACAA GTTTATTGGCCTGAAGATGAAGTCCATCTCCTTCGTGGACTGCCTGTTTGAAGAGTGCTACTTCGAAGACGTCACGTCCAGCAACACCTTCTTCAAGAACTGCACTTTCCTGGCCACCGTCTTCTACAACACAG accTCTTCGAGTACAAGTTCATTGACAGCCGGCTGGTCAACAGCACCTTCCTGCACAACAAGGAAGGCTGCCAGCTGGACTTCAGTGACGACAACAACGCCTACATGATCTACTTCGTCAGCTTCCTGGGCACGCTGGCGGTGCTGCCGGGAAACATCGTCTCCGCGCTCCTGATGGACAAGATCGGTCGCCTTCGCATGTTGG ccggCTCCAGCGTCATGTCCTGCGTCAGCTGCTTCTTCCTGTCCTTCGGCAACAGCGAGTCAGCCATGATCGCCCTCCTCTGCTTGTTTGGTGGGGTCAGCATTGCCTCCTGGAACGCCCTCGACGTCCTCACGGTGGAGCTGTACCCCTCGGACAGGAG GACCACCGCCTTCGGGTTCCTGAACGCTCTATGCAAGCTGGCGgctgttctggggatcagcatcTTCACCTCGTTTGTGGGCATCACCAAGGCCGTGCCCATCTTGCTGGCCTCAGCCGCCCTGGCCGTGGGCAGCTCCCTGGCCCTGAAGCTGCCGGAGACGCGGGGGCAGGTGCTGCAGTGA